The window TCAAAATGGCAAATGAAGGAATTACAAAGTCAAACAATTGTTCTTGCTTTTGATCCAGATCACAGAACAAAACCAGAGACAAAACTATCTGACGGTGTCCGTACTCCACGGTCCATTGATAAGAGGGGCGAATGTGAAAATATAAAGTACAAGAATAATCAAAATCACAGAAGTCTATGGGGTGTaagtataaataatataaagTAAAGGGGAGGAAACAAGAAGACAAGAAAACCATTCCTGActttcctctcctctcctctccccTCGTGCTTAGCCTCATTTTTcgtttattttctctctctactctctctactctctctctctctccttgttTCTCTCTTTCCGGTGACAGTAGGGCTTCTTCTATCTTACGCTTTCGCACTCTTGTTTTCTCCGCGGCGCACGTTAACCACGCCGTTCTCTGTCTTGCGCTCCCGGAGGTAAGCTCCTTATCCTACTGCCCCTTTGTCTTTCCATTTGATCTCCTTAAATTCCGTCACCGAGAAAACCTAATCGGACAATAATCGCACTTTAATTGGGGTTGTTTACATGCATTACGagttaattagtttaattaatcGAGCAATTATGTGATGATTAATGTTTTGATCGATCAGGGTTAGGGAGAGACGCTCTAGGGTTTGGGTTCCGattaaaattaatcatttttCTGTGAGATCCGTGGAAGGGGAACAGACTTTGATTCGATATTTCGGGCGGGCGGGAGCAGAaagctagggttagggtttttgatGCGTTGGCAGAAATCAGAGCCGGCTAATTTGATCGTAGTGTGGGTCGGACGCGTGAGATGGCTAATCCCGGAGTCGGGGCCAAGTTTGTATCTGTGAATCTGAACAAATCCTATGGGCAGCCTTCTCACCATCATCACCATCCACCGCACCATAGCCCTTACGGGTCAAACAGGGGGAGGCCAGCTACTCATGGCAGCGGAGGAATGGTGGTCCTTTCGAGGCCTCGCAGTGCGAACAAAGCTGCTGGGTCGAAGCTTTCTGTTCCACCCCCCTTGAATCTGCCTTCATTGCGCAAAGAGCATGAGAGATTTGATTCGTTGGGCTCAGGTGGTGGTCCTGCTGGTGGAGGGGCTGCAGGTAGTGGGGCGAGGCCTACTTCGTCTGGTGTGGGGTGGACGAAGCCTACTGCTGTTGCTTTGCAAGAGAAAGAAGTGGATGGTGATCATGGAGGAGCTGAGGCAAATGACCAGACTTTGCATTGTGTTGATGGGGTGAGTAGAGGGAACACTGTGGGGAGCAGTGTTTATATGCCACCTTCAGCTCGGCCTGGCTCGGTGGGACCTCTCCCTATTCCTGCTCCAACATATCAACCGGCAGAGAAAGTACTGCTGTTGAGGGGTGAAGATTTCCCTTCTTTGCAGGCTGCTTTGCCGTCTTCGTCAAGGCCTTCACAAAAGCAAAAGGAGGGTTTGAATCAGAAACAGGTGCAAGCTGTCCGTGATGAATTGTTGAATGAGCAGAGGGATAGTACTCATTCTAGTTTGCTGGTTGACATGCGGCCTCAATTGCAGACGTCTCGTCGTGGTGTACATAATGAGAATGGCAGTGAAAGTAAGGGTTTAGGTGGTGATCGAGCATCAGAGCAAGTAAGGAAGCAGGATGAGTATTTTCCAGGTCCACTACCACTAGTTCGGTTGAACCCAAGATCAGATTGGGCGGATGATGAGCGTGATACAAGTCATGGTTTCACAGATCGGGGCAGAGATCATGGGTTCTCAAAAACTGAAGCTTGTTGGGATAGAGATTTTGATATGCCCAGAATAAGTGTTCTACCACTCAAGCCAGTTCACAACCCTTCGGAGAGATGGGTTCTGCATGACAATGAAGCTGGAAAGGTTTCTACCAGCGAAGTCCCAAAGGTGGATTCATACAGCAGAGATGCAAGAACACCTAGTAGAGAAGGAAGGGAAGGGAACTCATGGAGAAATACCACATTTCCAAAAGATGGAAATAGTGGTCAAGTTGGAAATGACCGAAATGTTTTTGATGCAAGAGCGTCGAGTTTATACAGAGAAACAGGCAAGGATAGTAAGTATAGTCTGACATCTGTTCAAGAAAATGCTCAAGATAATTTTGTAAGGAGGGATGGGTATAGACAAGGAGGGAGACAGCCTTGGAACAATTCTACAGACTCATATACAAGCAGAGGGCCTGAATGGAATAAACGTGACCGGTATGGCAGTGAACAACAAAATAGATACAGAGGTGATGCTTTACAGAATGGCTCAGTGTCCAAACCCTACTCTGCAGGTGGTAAAGGGCTTCCCGTCAATGATCCACTGCTTAATTTTGGAAGGGAGAAGCACCCATTTTCAAAGAGTGAAAAACCTTATGTAGAGGATCCTTACATGAAAGACTTTGGAGGTACTGGTTTTGACAGCCGGGATCCCTTCTCTGCTGGTCTTTTTGGAGTggttaagaagaagaaagatgtgGTTAAACAAACTGATTTCCATGACCCTGTTAGGGAATCTTTTGAGGCTGAACTTGAGAGAGTTCAGAAAATGCAAGAACAGGAGCGACAGAGGATCATTGAGGAACAAGGAAGAGCTTTGGAGCTAGCtcgaagagaagaagaggagagaatGCGGATGGCTAGGGAACAAGAAGAAAGGCAGAGAAGGATGGAAGAAGAAGCTAGGGAAGCAGCGTGGAGAGCAGAACAAGAACAACTTGATGCCATGCGAAGAGCTGAAGAGCAGAGATTAGCTAGGGAAGAGGAGAAACAGAGGTTGTTTTTGGAGGAAGAAAGGAGGAAACATGCTGCTAAGCAGAAGCTTTTAGAATTGGAGGAAAGGATTGCGAAGAGGAGGGCTGAAACAGGAAAGACTGGTGGTAATTCTGTGGCTGATGCAGATGAGAAAATGTCTAGgatggagaaagaaaaagatgtCTCCAGGGCAGCAGACATGGATGACTGGGAGGATGGTGAAAGAATGGTGGAGCGGATCACAGCCTCGGCATCTTCTGATTCAAGTTTGAACAGGTCCCTTGAGATGGGTTCTAGGTCTCATTATTCTAGAGATAGTTCTCCTTTTGTGGACAGGGGAAAATCCATTAATTCCTGGAGAAGAGATGTATATGAGAATGGGAACAGCTCAAGCTTACTTCTGCAAGACCAGGACTTTGGCCATCATAGTCCCAGACGAGATTCATCTTTTGGTGGGAGAGCTCCTTTAAGGAAAGAGTTCTATGGAGGCAGTGGATTCATGTCTTCTAGGACTTACCACAAAGGGGGGATTGCTGAACCTCACATGGATGATATCACTCATTTAAGGGGGCAGAGGTGGAACCTTTCTGGCGATGGGGATCATTATAGCAGAAACATGGAGATTGATTCTGAATTCCATGATAACCTTGTTGAAAAGTTTAGTGATGCTGGATGGGGGCAGGGGCGTGTCCATGGCAATCTTTATTCTCCTTACCCTGAACAGTTGTATCCAAATTCTGATGCAGATGGGCCTTATACCTTTGGTAGGTCACGGTATTCCATGAGGCAGCCTCGTGTTCTTCCACCGCCATCACTAGCTTCCATGCACAAATCCTCCTACAGGGATGAAGTTGAGCGTCCTGGTCCCTCAGCATTTCTAGACAATGAGATACAGTTCAATCAAGCAGGTAGAGGTGAACCTACCATGCAGACAAGGCATGATACTAATCGTCCTGAGAATATCGGACAACCTGAAATAATTAATGTCAAACAAGAAAACATGGGGAGTGAGAATCGTAAACTGGACAGTATCACCAGCCCAAGGTGTGATTCACAATCATCTCTTTCTGTGTCTAGCCCCCCTAGTTCTCCAACTCATCTTTCTCATGATGACTTGGATGAGTCTCGAGATTCTTCATTGTTATCTGCCCCGGGAGACTGCAAAGAGGTCCCCTTATCTGGGCCGGAGAGTGAACCTCTCGTATTACCTACCAATCCTGGACAAGAGAATGTGATGAATGCTTCTAGTTCTATCTCAACTGGTGATGATGGAGAATGGACTGATGAGAACAATGAGCATCTTCAGGAGCAAGAAGAatatgatgaagatgaagatggataCGAGGAGGAAGATGAAGTGCATGAAGTAGATGATGAGAATATTGATCTAACCCAGGAGTTTGACGCCATGCATTTAGAGGAGAAAGGATCCCCTGACATGGACAATTTGGTCCTAGGCTTCAATGAAGGTGTTGAAGTTGGAATGCCAAATGATGAGTTTGAGAGAAGTTCAAGGAATGACGAAGGTACATTTGTGGTACCTAAGGTTTCATCTGGCACTGTTGAAGAACAGGGGTCATTTGATGGAATTCGTGCTGATGAACTGACCCTTCAACCTATGGATGGGTCCAACCAAGTGAATGTAGGTAGTTCTTCCAGATTGGTCCAAGAAACTGAGAAGGCAATGCAGAATTTAGTTATCCAGCCTAGTAATGTCTCTCATATGTCAGCTGCAACTGAACGTGAACATGTGGATGCTTCTAGTACTTCTGGGCCATCTTCTCAGCATCCAGTTACATCTTCGGTTAGCTTTACCTCCCATTTGTTGTCCAGTCATGCTGCCATGCCTACAGTATCTTCTGTTCTGAATCAGACAGAGGGACCTGTTAAGCTTCAGTTTGGGCTGTTTTCCGGTCCATCTCTGATACCATCTCCAGTCCCAGCTATACAAATTGGTTCTATACAGATGCCTCTTCCTCTGCATCCTCAGGTTGGCCCATCTCTAGCCCACATGCACCCGTCACAGCCACTCTTCCAGTTTGGTCAGCTAAGGTATACATCTCCTATCTCCCAGGGAGTACTGCCAATGGGTCCTCAATCAGTGTCTTTTGTTCAGCCCAATTTCCCATCCGGTTTTTCATTGAATCAGAGCCCAGGAGGCCCTCTGCCTATTCAAACTGGCCCAGGAACttatcaaaatattaaaaatgatgCTACGTTGAGTTCAGTGAATAATAATCAACCTGGAGTTACTTCGAGGCTTTTGGGTGCATCTCAAGAGAATGTATCAGAAAAGATAAATTCAATGCCCGCTGGAGGAACTGCTGAAACCTCTGTCATGGTGCAACAGGGACCAGCAGTATCCCGTATCGGCGATAGCAGTTCAAGATCTGAGTCTTTTCAGGGGGAAGACCAGAGAAACAATAACTCGGTTGGGAAAAACTTCAGTGGTTTTCTTGGTACTCGGGAATCTCAAGGTCAGGCTCAAACTGGAGCAACGCCATCTCAGTTAGTTATCAAAGACAAAGATTTTAGTGGGCCAAGGGCCCATGGCCCAACATCCGGTGGCAGAGGAAGAAAATATGTGGTTACAGTTAAAAATTCTGGCTCTGGATCATTTCCAGTTGCTGAGCCTACACATTTAGAATCTAGTGGGTTTCAGAGGAGACCTCGACGCAATATGCAGCGAACTGAGTTTCGAGTTCGAGGAAGTGCTGATAAGAGGCAATATACAGGGTCTGTATCTTCCAACCACGTTGGACTGGACGAGAAATATGTCTCTGGAAGGGGTTTTGGGCCTTCTGTAAGAAGTGGGCCTAGGAGGGTTGTTATGTCAAATAAACCATCAAAACAGATGTTAGATTCAGAGGGCTTGAGCCCAGGTCCACTTAATTCACTAGAAATAGATTCTGGGAGCAAGGCTGAAAAGGGAGCTGGAAAAGATGCTTTGACAAGGAGTCAGAATGTCCCGCAATCTGGAGAGGGAAATCTTAAAAGAAATATTCATTCTGAAGAAGATGTGTATGCTCCTCTTCAAAGTGGCTTTGTGCGTGTCTTTGAGCAACCTGGCATAGAGGCTCCTAGTGATGAAGATGATTTCATTGAAGTGAGATCAAAGAGGCAAATGCTGAATGATCGGCGtgaacagagagagaaagaaatcaaGGCGAAGTCTCGGGCCTCAAAGGTTGGAATGcatgtaatttcattttgtattttgcCCTTCGTTGATTTAAATAGTGTTGCTTAATTTCTTTTATGTGCTCATTTTATCAGGTTCCACGAAAACCTCGTTCTACTTCAAAAAGTAGTACTGCCTCTGCCAACTCAGGTAAAAATTATGCAGTGGCAAATGGAGAAGCAGGAAACAGCAGTCGCTCTGATTTCATTGCCTCTGAGGGACGTGGATTGGTAAATATGGAAGTATCAGCTGGTTTTAACACTAGTGTAGTGTCTCAACCGTTGGCTCCAATTGGCACTACTGCTGTAAAAAGTGATGCCCAGGCTGATATTAGATCCCACACAATCAGGTATTTGCTCGCTttgaaaaaacatttaaaccCAATAACTTAATACATAGATTtctaatcattctttttatcaaCAGGTCACTGAACACAAGCTCCCTTCCTGTAGTATCAGGTAGTGAGAAAAATCTTGGGCGCAGCTCAATTGTTGACAACAAGAGTAAGGTTCTGGACAATGTTCAAGCATCTTTGGACGCATGGGGTAATTCACGGATCAATCAACAGGTGTGCAAAACAACTATGTTGTAAATCTTGTGTTTTACCAtaggtttttcatttttgttctgAGTAGATTCTGTAAGGTTACTGTGTTCTTTTTTGTTGGTTTCTTCACTGTGTTGCTTCTGTGACATGCATTGGGTGCTTTTTATTTGCACGCAAGCATATTTTTTGTGTTATACAAATGAGCTGTTCACTGTTCTCGTTCTTCTTATGGTTTAATTTACCTCATTTGTGTTCCATTATTGCTCCTTTTttgagacacacacacacacacacacatctctTGGTTGTACTGATGAAGCAACATATTGCTGCAGTgtgtttccctttttttttctttttccccttcTGTATACTGCCTAGAGTGCAATTGATTGACTTCATCCAGCAGGTTATATCCTTGACACAGACCCAACTTGATGAGGCTATGAAGCCTGGGCAATTTGGCTCTCATGGTTCTGTTGGAGAAATTACTAGCTCAGTTTGTGAATCCAGCATGCCATCTTCATCAATCTTGACAAAGGAGAATCCATTTTCTTCTGCTGCAAATCCAATCAATTCCCTGCTTGCTGGCGAGAAAATCCAATTTGGTGAGCATGCTAAAAATCTCGAGAGTTTGCTAAAAGTTGCAGTCGTCATTTTTCTGATCATTTTATCCTTCTATATTCAGGTGCTGTCACGTCTCCAACAATACTTCCTCCTAGTAGCCGCTCTGTTTCACATGGAATTGGTCCACCGGGACCATCTCGGTCTGACATGCAACTATCCCACAATCATTCTGCAGCTGAAAATGATTGTGGTCTTCTCTTTGAGAAAGAGAAACACACGGCTGAGTCTTGTGTTCATTTGGAAGATTGTGAATCAGAAGCTGAAGCAGCTGCTTCAGCTGTTGCTGTTGCAGCCATCAGCAGTGATGAAATTGCTGGGAATAGTTTGGGTGCTTGCTCTGGTTTAGTTGCAGATATTGATGGGATAACAGCAGGTGAATACTTATTTTTCTGGTGTAGAGACACACATTCCTTTTCTCCTTATAATGTTTATTATCTTATTAGAATTATTTTTAATCTCTGGTAGCTGGAGCTGGTGATCAGAAATTTGCCAGTCAATCAAGGGCCAAACAGTCTCTAAGTGTGTCCCTTCCAGCAGATTTATCTTTGGAGACCCCACCAACCTCATTAAGGCCACCTTTACCAGGTCAGAATAATTTCATTATAACCAATTTTGTTTTGACTGCCCGTCCTAAGAATGTTCAAGGTGCTGATATAGATGGGATTACAGCAGGTGTGAAtggattttttgttttagtattgAGTATTGCCTTATATTTAATGATTCTTCTCATACTAGAGTTTTTAATCTTTAGTAGGTGGAGCTGGTGATCAACAATTAGCCAGTCAATCGAGGGCTGAAGAGTCCCTCAGTGTTTCCCTTCCAGCAGATCTATCTGTTGAGACCCCACCAATTTCGTTATGGCCACCCTTAACGAGTCCTCAGAATTCTTCAGGCCAAATGCTTCCACATTTTCCTGGTGGCCCACCTTCCCATTTTCCCTTTTATGAGATGAATCCCATGATGGGGGGTCCTGTTTTTGCTTTTGGACCACATGAAGAATCTGCATCTACTACCCAAGCACAATTGCAAAAGACTAGTGCACCAGTTTCTGCGCCACTTGGAACTTGGCAGCAATGCCATTCCGGGGTAGATTCATTCTATGGTCCTCCTGCGGGTTTTACTGGTCCTTTCATCAGTCCAGCTGGAGGCATTCCAGGTGTTCAAGGCCCTCCACACATGGTTGTCTATAACCATTTTGCGCCTGTAGGACAATTTGGACAAGTTGGCTTGAGTTTCATGGGTACTGCTTATATTCCATCAGGAAAGCAGCCTGATTGGAAGCACAACCCTGCATCTTCCTCCATGGGTGTTGGCGAGGGGGAGATGAACAGTATAAATATGGTTTCTGCACAGCGCAACCCTACCAACATGCCTGCTCCGATCCAGCATTTGGCCCCTGGGTCACCACTCCTTCCCATGGCTTCACCATTGGCCATGTTCGATGTTTCTCCTTTCCAGGTAAAATTTCAACATGTTGATATAATACATACCCCTCCCTGCTTGGTGGTTTTTAGGTTTTGCAACATAGTGGGCTTTGGGGAGAGTTCTCTCTAAAGAGAATGGGAAGGGGAATGCTTTGAGTGGTAGATTTTATTCCTTTTAGAATTTGTTATGGGTACATGAATCTACAGCTGGTGCAAGAGATAAATATGTTAAATTTTCAATGTATTTCTATTTGGTTGGGAGCAGTTACCATACTCTTTTCTTTCTGGAATAACCCAACTAACGAGTTTGTAAAAATTGTTGTCCCCAGCCTTCTGATATGTCAGTTCAAGCACGGTGGCCCCATGTTCCTGCATCATCTCTTCAGTCTGTTCCTCTTTCAATGCCAATGCAGCAACAGGCAGATGGTACACTTCCTTCTAAATTTAGCCATGGTCCTACTGACCAATCATTGCCAGCCAACAGGTTCCCCGAGTCCCGGACTTCTACATCCTTTGACAACAGTCGTAGTTTTCCTGTATCGACTGAAGCCACTTCCACCCGATTTCCAGATGAACGGGGTTTAGTAGACCCTACAAGCTCCGGCAGCACTGGGGCTTCAACACAGAATGTTGTGACTAAGAGCTCATGTGTGAGTTGCACCGTAGATAATGCCAAGACTGATGTTGATCAGAATCTCGGTACCAGTTCTAGTGGACATAACGCAAGTTCTAACGCCAAGTCAGAGTCTTCTATGAACAAGAGTAATATCCCTAACCAGCAATATGGCAATTCATCATATTATCAGAGAGGTGGTGCATCGCAGAAAAATAGTTCAGGCGGTGACTGGTCCCACCGAAGAATGGGGTACCAAGGAAGGAATCAGTCTCTGGGTGCTGAAAAGAACTTCCCAGCTACTAAGATGAAGCAAATATACGTGGCTAAACAGGCCTCAAGTGGGAGTTCAACAGCCTCGTGAGGAGCCTCATAAAATTAGTTGCTGCTTGCTGGGTTCAAGAAAATGACTGCAGGTTGAAACAGTTGTTCAGGAATAAaagattttttgtttctttttttcgcAGCATCTGTTGCACCGGTAGGTGCGGTGTCTAGTATTTAGATTGAGATTTTATCGACAGATGTAGGTGCTAGGGTATGCTGGTTTTCCCAACGAAGGTTTGCAAAAAAACTGGCAGCACGCAGGTGATACGATGGGAAATTTTGGGCCTGCCTGGTGCTGCTTTAGAGGCAAAAGGGGATGATTTTGAAGTACTAGTTCTTGCTGACAAGGCAACTTTGTGATATTATTTTCAGTTGTGGTCCGTCGATCGGGTTTCGTTGTTTGAaatctttgttggctgcaaacCGAATTGTCAATTTATTGGAGAATTTCATGTACTAAAAAACAAACACTGTTATAATCCAGGTAAAATTCTTTTTGCAATTCTGGTAAATGATAGATGTGGCCTCCTAGGGATGTTTTTTCTCCCTTCTCCTTGAATTCACTTTATCTATATATGTAATTTAGATTGTGATCAACGATTCCTGCTTCTGCGGTTGGGTTTGGAGTAGGCATTCAGTCGCACATGCGCATATAATAATAAAGGCATGTAGTAATGGAGCTTATATTCTAATTACATGGGGAGTGTTGTAGACGTGATGTCACGAGTAGCCTTAGCCCTAGTGTGGTAGGCTTTCTTTtcggttacaatcaaattgttGTCTTTGTTCAAACTCATCACCGCATTGTTCGTAGTTCAGTACAAGATAATGCCGTACAGTGATCTGTAAACGGGTCGGGTGTATTGGGTTTAGGTCGGGTTCAATCTGACCTGTTAATTTAACGGATCATCTGAACCTAACCCGTTAAGCTAACGGGTCATCGTTTCATCTGTTAACAATTTTTTATGGTTCAGCTTTTTGAGGTTTTTCTTAGCAAACCCCCGTTGAAGACAGCCTTAATGAAGAAAAGTCATCCTCAAATTATTTCAGTCCAACCAGAAAGCACAAGGCCGCCATGGACGGCAGCCGAGTCGCCTGGACAAACCTCCCACACCAGCTCCCCCTACTCATCGCCGACCGCCTCCAAACCCACCTCGAACACTTTCGATTCCGCAGCATCTGCAACTCCTGACGCTCCTCCagtcacccccccccccccccagatTCCCTATTCCGTATACCTCGTCCGCCCCAACCCAGGTCCAAATTCAAGTCCAAAACCTTCCGCCAAACCCCCGTTGAAGACAGCCTTAATGAAGAAAAGTCATCCTCAAATTATTTCAGTCCAACCAGAAAGCACAAGGCCGCCATGGACGGCAGCCGAGTCGCCTGGACAAACCTCCCACACCAGCTCCCCCTACTCATCGCCGACCGCCTCCAAACCCACCTCGAACACTTTCGATTCCGCAGCATCTGCAACTCCTGACGCTCCTCCagtcaccccccccccccccccccccccccccccagatTCCCTATTCCGTATACCTCGTCCGCCCCAACCCAGGTCCAAATTCAAGTCCAAAACCTTCCGCGTCATCATCTTCAACCTCTTCATCCAAGGGTTGGCTGCTGAAGCTGGAAGAGTCTTTTGGTTGGCTTCTGAAGCTGGAAGAGTCACTGCAATCGAATTTCGGCTGAGGGTTTTCTATTAGGACTATTAAAATTACACAAAAATCCTCGATAACAGGTGTTAACGGGTTTCGCGGGTTCACCCAAAATGACCCATTATTTAATGGGTGATTAACAAGTTGACCCGTTAATCACCCGATTCATTTATCATTCATTTGAATACTAATTTTAAAGAATCAGATCGGATCGTGTTGAAAATGTCATGTCTACCGTACAATAACATAATATTCCCGTACTATTTCGGACTTTGACCATTAATTTGActctgaatttattttttttatttataaaaattaaaatttcaagtgtttaaccaatagaaaattttcaaaatttcaagtgGCTCGTCACCAAAACTGTCACGCCAAGCAAAAAAGGCACAAACACTAGTTCGTGGATAACCATGCCATTAAGTCATCATCTTCACCATCTCGGAGCAAGCCATTGTCCCACAACAAGAACTGGTCATCCTCCTCATGACCAACGCTGCTCTCCGCCGTCGCCACCACCCCCAGTTGCATATTCTCCGGCTGCGTCGCCTGGTTGAGTTTGACCTGATCaaccttctcctcctccttctccatgACCCCAATTTCGCTAATattcttttgcttttgcttaTTAATTAATCCTGGATTAATACTGGCATTAGCACTAGTTCCACTACTAGAACTGTCGTTAGTCGTGACAATGTGACCGCCCGGGTCCGATGGGAAATTGAGCTTTGCCTTATTTCCGCGGAACTCCAAGGCGGCCTTGTCGTAAGCCCTGGCCGCGTCCTCCGCCGTCTCGAACGTCCCTAGCCACACCCTCGCCGCCCGTCGTGGGTCTCGAATCTCCGCCGCCCATTTCCCCCACGGCCTCTGCCTGACGCCCCTGTACTTGTTCTTGCTCTTCCTCGTAGTTGGCGCATTCATCCCGACAAACCCGGTTCCCAAACTCAGTTGCTGGTTCCTGTTTTGATTCGGCAACGACGGCAAGAAGTAGTTGCACCCCAGACACCGTTGTATCCCGCACACCCGACACGTGTCCCCGTCGAGTAAGAAGGTCGACCTGTCCTCGTCCTGTTGTGCTGGTTGGCCCGCTGCCAACTGGGTGCCGCTCGTCGAGACGGAGGACGTGGCATTGTAGACC of the Pyrus communis chromosome 1, drPyrComm1.1, whole genome shotgun sequence genome contains:
- the LOC137732979 gene encoding uncharacterized protein isoform X1, producing MANPGVGAKFVSVNLNKSYGQPSHHHHHPPHHSPYGSNRGRPATHGSGGMVVLSRPRSANKAAGSKLSVPPPLNLPSLRKEHERFDSLGSGGGPAGGGAAGSGARPTSSGVGWTKPTAVALQEKEVDGDHGGAEANDQTLHCVDGVSRGNTVGSSVYMPPSARPGSVGPLPIPAPTYQPAEKVLLLRGEDFPSLQAALPSSSRPSQKQKEGLNQKQVQAVRDELLNEQRDSTHSSLLVDMRPQLQTSRRGVHNENGSESKGLGGDRASEQVRKQDEYFPGPLPLVRLNPRSDWADDERDTSHGFTDRGRDHGFSKTEACWDRDFDMPRISVLPLKPVHNPSERWVLHDNEAGKVSTSEVPKVDSYSRDARTPSREGREGNSWRNTTFPKDGNSGQVGNDRNVFDARASSLYRETGKDSKYSLTSVQENAQDNFVRRDGYRQGGRQPWNNSTDSYTSRGPEWNKRDRYGSEQQNRYRGDALQNGSVSKPYSAGGKGLPVNDPLLNFGREKHPFSKSEKPYVEDPYMKDFGGTGFDSRDPFSAGLFGVVKKKKDVVKQTDFHDPVRESFEAELERVQKMQEQERQRIIEEQGRALELARREEEERMRMAREQEERQRRMEEEAREAAWRAEQEQLDAMRRAEEQRLAREEEKQRLFLEEERRKHAAKQKLLELEERIAKRRAETGKTGGNSVADADEKMSRMEKEKDVSRAADMDDWEDGERMVERITASASSDSSLNRSLEMGSRSHYSRDSSPFVDRGKSINSWRRDVYENGNSSSLLLQDQDFGHHSPRRDSSFGGRAPLRKEFYGGSGFMSSRTYHKGGIAEPHMDDITHLRGQRWNLSGDGDHYSRNMEIDSEFHDNLVEKFSDAGWGQGRVHGNLYSPYPEQLYPNSDADGPYTFGRSRYSMRQPRVLPPPSLASMHKSSYRDEVERPGPSAFLDNEIQFNQAGRGEPTMQTRHDTNRPENIGQPEIINVKQENMGSENRKLDSITSPRCDSQSSLSVSSPPSSPTHLSHDDLDESRDSSLLSAPGDCKEVPLSGPESEPLVLPTNPGQENVMNASSSISTGDDGEWTDENNEHLQEQEEYDEDEDGYEEEDEVHEVDDENIDLTQEFDAMHLEEKGSPDMDNLVLGFNEGVEVGMPNDEFERSSRNDEGTFVVPKVSSGTVEEQGSFDGIRADELTLQPMDGSNQVNVGSSSRLVQETEKAMQNLVIQPSNVSHMSAATEREHVDASSTSGPSSQHPVTSSVSFTSHLLSSHAAMPTVSSVLNQTEGPVKLQFGLFSGPSLIPSPVPAIQIGSIQMPLPLHPQVGPSLAHMHPSQPLFQFGQLRYTSPISQGVLPMGPQSVSFVQPNFPSGFSLNQSPGGPLPIQTGPGTYQNIKNDATLSSVNNNQPGVTSRLLGASQENVSEKINSMPAGGTAETSVMVQQGPAVSRIGDSSSRSESFQGEDQRNNNSVGKNFSGFLGTRESQGQAQTGATPSQLVIKDKDFSGPRAHGPTSGGRGRKYVVTVKNSGSGSFPVAEPTHLESSGFQRRPRRNMQRTEFRVRGSADKRQYTGSVSSNHVGLDEKYVSGRGFGPSVRSGPRRVVMSNKPSKQMLDSEGLSPGPLNSLEIDSGSKAEKGAGKDALTRSQNVPQSGEGNLKRNIHSEEDVYAPLQSGFVRVFEQPGIEAPSDEDDFIEVRSKRQMLNDRREQREKEIKAKSRASKVPRKPRSTSKSSTASANSGKNYAVANGEAGNSSRSDFIASEGRGLVNMEVSAGFNTSVVSQPLAPIGTTAVKSDAQADIRSHTIRSLNTSSLPVVSGSEKNLGRSSIVDNKSKVLDNVQASLDAWGNSRINQQVISLTQTQLDEAMKPGQFGSHGSVGEITSSVCESSMPSSSILTKENPFSSAANPINSLLAGEKIQFGAVTSPTILPPSSRSVSHGIGPPGPSRSDMQLSHNHSAAENDCGLLFEKEKHTAESCVHLEDCESEAEAAASAVAVAAISSDEIAGNSLGACSGLVADIDGITAAGAGDQKFASQSRAKQSLSVSLPADLSLETPPTSLRPPLPVGGAGDQQLASQSRAEESLSVSLPADLSVETPPISLWPPLTSPQNSSGQMLPHFPGGPPSHFPFYEMNPMMGGPVFAFGPHEESASTTQAQLQKTSAPVSAPLGTWQQCHSGVDSFYGPPAGFTGPFISPAGGIPGVQGPPHMVVYNHFAPVGQFGQVGLSFMGTAYIPSGKQPDWKHNPASSSMGVGEGEMNSINMVSAQRNPTNMPAPIQHLAPGSPLLPMASPLAMFDVSPFQPSDMSVQARWPHVPASSLQSVPLSMPMQQQADGTLPSKFSHGPTDQSLPANRFPESRTSTSFDNSRSFPVSTEATSTRFPDERGLVDPTSSGSTGASTQNVVTKSSCVSCTVDNAKTDVDQNLGTSSSGHNASSNAKSESSMNKSNIPNQQYGNSSYYQRGGASQKNSSGGDWSHRRMGYQGRNQSLGAEKNFPATKMKQIYVAKQASSGSSTAS